TCTGATGAAGGTAACCGTGGACCGAATTAGCGGTTCAGGGAATATTATCGCTGAACCAGTCGACGCGGAGCCCAATCACATCCACGTCCAGAACGGGACCGTCGGAGAAACCGCAGTAGCGTACTACGCCGATGGAAACTTGTGCTCGAAAGGGGGCACGGACAAGCCCTACACGTTCCCCTATGAGTCCGATGAGAACGGACAAAGGACACTCCAGCGTGACGATGCCATCCCGTTGACCGAAGGCCAGCACATCCAAGTTCACGACGCCTCGAAAGAAGAGGGGTTTGTCTACATCGATGGGTACGATCTGCAAGCAATCAAGCTTGACGACGAAATTAAGGATGGCGCTACTGTCCTGCTAGAGATTACCGACGTCAAGACGAACACAGCCGTTGGACAACTCGAAGACCAGTCAACCTCCTTAACCAGCTCGCGGAACAGCAAGACATTCAAACCGAACCCAAAATCAAAACGAACATCACGACGAAAATCCGGAACCAGTACCGGGTCAACCTCAAACTCCGGCGGAATCCCGAAAGTATCTGGCGGCCCCGCAGGCACAAAAAACGACTTACTATCGGGCAAGAAGCTCTGAACAGCACCAATCATCGCTACTCACCCCCCTGCTCCTGATACGCGACACGACAGTATCCAATTTCTCCCCTCTTGCTCCGCCAGCACCCATTATACGCTGTGACGCGCCGTGGTAATACTATCAGAAGAAATCGTGAGTTCAGTCACGAACGCGTCGTGGTTTTCGTACGCTTCATTCAGACGGATTGCCGGGCCAGTGTAGTGGACCGGTGTTCCGTCGGCAGTTTCGAACGCGTACCCGGTCTCGAAATCGTCGTCTTTCGGGCTGTGCTCGTCTCCGATGAGGACGCAGTCGAACTGCACGCGTGATTGGGCGAGTAGTTCATCGACATCAACGTCACCATCTTGCCCTCGATACAGCGACGTTGATTCGTGCAGGCACAAGATATTCGGCCCCGGCGTAGCGGCACCGAACGCGATCTCTGCGAAACTCCAGTCAAGTCCTTTCCCGACATCGTCAATACCGACGTTACTCGCAGAGATACCGTACGCATCAACCGGACTGTCAGCAACTCGCGTTGGACTCATCGTTAACTCCGCCAAATACCCCTGCTCAACTTGCCGTTGCAACCACGCCACACCATCAACAGACCCGGGATTAGACGGGTGCTTCGATCCGTGATCATGGGACCCGATAATACAGTACACTGGAATCCCCTCCATAGACAGTGTGTGCAACGCCGCCTCGGCGGCGTCGAGCGTAATCTCCCCCACCTCATGGTCCAGGATATCCCCCGTGTGAATAACCGCATCCACATCCTGAGCCAGCGCGATGTCTGCAATCCGCGAAAACGTCATTCGACTCGTAATTTCCTCAATCCACGGGACTTCCTTCCCGCTCTCATTGTCTGCTCGGTTTTCAAACCCAAGATGCGTATCACTCACAAACAACACCGTCACATCCTCGGAATCCGCCGCCAACGCACGCTTCGCTGCCGCCACTCTGGACGGCTCCAGTAACGCAGTTGCGCCCGTCCCCGGAGTGTCAGCCGCCGGTTCAACCGGGAACTCAGCCAGCAGCGAAATCGTCCACTCCACCTCATCCGCCGATACCGCAACCGGCAGCACCGTACCCGATTCTGGTGCGACCGGTACCACCGCACCAGACGGCAGGTACTGTTCGTCTTCTGTGCGTGGTTCAGCCACAGTAATTCCGGAAAACTCCGTCACGCGGTCATGCTCCCCGTGCAACCGCGCGTACTCTTTCCGCGTCACATCATTCCGATCACGTTGCTGTTCCGCGTAGCACACTGCATCAGCAGCCAACAATGTCCCACCATACAGCACCGATTTCAACGCCTCCTTCCATTCCGACGCCGCATTCGACGGTACCGATTTGTACACCACTGAGAGGCTATCGTATAATTCAACTAATTCATTGCCCACGTAGAAACCAACTCTCACGCCCACAACCGTACGCAACCTCATCAACACACAGGGTTTCCCACCAAACTCACCACATAACTGCCCGCTATTGACCTTATTCGGAACTCGCAGTTTATTCGGCCAGACCGGCTCCACAGGGACAAGACTTCGATTGCAGTGTCAACGACGCTTTACCGCTTCGCACAGGTGTTTGTTCATCTCGCACTTGTCAGTACCAATCTGTCAAGTCTTGCGAATCGACTTTGTGTTGTGGTAGGCAACATTGCGTGGGGTTATCAACGATAACAAGCGGCTGATGAGTTATTTACGTATAGCGGGGAGGAGATGTGTATGGTTCCTTGGAGAGTCTATCAGGAGATTGGTCGAGAGTTAGATGTTCCGAGCGAGACGATGCATCTGATTAATATTCTCGCCGACGGTGGGTATCTCGTTGCGAATCAGCCGCCGTATCTAGATGTCGAGATCCTGGATGAGGTCGGAACACGGCGTACATGGCTCAAGAACTACCCTACGGAAGGCATTGAATTCTGCAAGGAAACATATGGATCAGATGCAGCTATTGCAGCGACTATCAGATGTGTTGGCCACGAGGTTGTCGAACGTACTGACACCGATACCAAGACTGGTTTCGCCCTTCTGGCTTCGCATATTCGAGATTATCTGGTTGACACTGTCCATACCCCCGCAATTTCATCGGAAGTCGATCGCGTTGCGTCGTATTTCGCTGCGCACAAAATGGAGCTGAAACGTATCGAAAAGGCACATACTGCGGACACACCCACCTACACGCACTGCGATAGTTGCGGGGCCGAGCTAGACGAGCCGTTCCAGTACCGGTGTGATGCGTGTGACGCACGGTTTCCAGGGTGGCCAGCACTCGTCTACGCTGAAGGTGAAGAAGAGGGGAATGCCAGATGGCGGCAGCAAATGGATGTGACAGTCCTTCGCCAGAACAGAGCCAGCAATTTCCTGATCGTGCGGGCAGACACGTCGCTCCCTGGATGGGTTGAAGCGGGGAGTCGCGTCGGGT
This DNA window, taken from Haloarcula ordinaria, encodes the following:
- a CDS encoding metallophosphoesterase family protein, with protein sequence MVYKSVPSNAASEWKEALKSVLYGGTLLAADAVCYAEQQRDRNDVTRKEYARLHGEHDRVTEFSGITVAEPRTEDEQYLPSGAVVPVAPESGTVLPVAVSADEVEWTISLLAEFPVEPAADTPGTGATALLEPSRVAAAKRALAADSEDVTVLFVSDTHLGFENRADNESGKEVPWIEEITSRMTFSRIADIALAQDVDAVIHTGDILDHEVGEITLDAAEAALHTLSMEGIPVYCIIGSHDHGSKHPSNPGSVDGVAWLQRQVEQGYLAELTMSPTRVADSPVDAYGISASNVGIDDVGKGLDWSFAEIAFGAATPGPNILCLHESTSLYRGQDGDVDVDELLAQSRVQFDCVLIGDEHSPKDDDFETGYAFETADGTPVHYTGPAIRLNEAYENHDAFVTELTISSDSITTARHSV